In Apium graveolens cultivar Ventura chromosome 10, ASM990537v1, whole genome shotgun sequence, the following are encoded in one genomic region:
- the LOC141690408 gene encoding uncharacterized protein LOC141690408, whose translation MDLEVLDLRSLFMLLRGHLYENGFSLGYTEWIWHGEKCFETRSSAGSTYLPAPESANLFATQTKKVCEASYDMGDYDEEAREFKRFVADTEQPLFEGNDCTKLESMLKLHNRKLRFGISAAAFTELLSSVGSFLPTGHVFPVNAYESKKNLSDLGLDYIKFRACPNDYILYRGIYSESSKCPKCNLSRWKLGKDGRVRTNISAKVLWYFPIIPRFKLLFKSTSTAEMMTWHSHHRIQDGLMRHPADSPSWRNVDHRWPRFGSESINFRLTLSADEEVFIPRFKLLFKSTSIAEMMTWHSDHRIQDGPMRHPADSPSWRNVDHRWPSFGSESINFRLTLSADGINPYNNGLTNRYTCWPVVLVTYNLPPWLCMKRKFRMLTLLVYGPHEPGNNIDVYLQPMINNLKKLWEEGELDLFDVHIKSYFTLRAMLLWMINDFPAYGNLSGCINKGYMACPVYCKDTIAKYLTHSRKICYQGHHKYLP comes from the exons atgg ATCTTGAAGTTCTTGATTTAAGGAGTTTGTTTATGTTATTAAG GGGTCATTTGTACGAGAATGGTTTTAGTCTAGGGTACACTGAATGGATTTGGCACGGGGAAAAATGTTTTGAAACTAGGTCTTCTGCTGGTAGTACATACCTTCCAGCCCCTGAGTCGGCCAATTTGTTTGCCACACAAACAAAAAAAGTTTGTGAGGCATCATATGATATGGGTGATTATGATGAAGAGGCGCGTGAGTTCAAGAGGTTTGTGGCTGACACCGAACAACCTCTATTTGAGGGTAATGACTGTACTAAGTTAGAATCGATGTTGAAATTGCACAACAGGAAATTGAGGTTTGGTATTAGCGCTGCCGCCTTCACCGAGCTACTGTCTTCTGTTGGCTCTTTCCTTCCAACTGGTCATGTTTTTCCGGTTAATGCATATGAATCCAAAAAGAACCTATCCGATCTAGGACTTGACTATATAAAGTTTCGTGCATGTCCGAATGATTACATACTATATAGAGGTATATATAGTGAGTCTTCTAAGTGCCCCAAGTGTAATTTATCTCGATGGAAATTGGGGAAGGATGGCAGAGTTAGGACTAATATTTCAGCCAAAGTTTTATGGTATTTTCCCATTATTCCCAGATTTAAGCTATTGTTCAAATCTACTTCTACTGCTGAAATGATGACTTGGCATTCGCACCACCGCATTCAAGATGGCCTGATGCGCCATCCAGCTGACTCTCCTTCTTGGAGGAATGTCGATCACAGGTGGCCTAGATTCGGTAGTGAATCCATAAATTTTCGCTTAACTTTGTCAGCCGATG aggaagtttTTATTCCCAGATTTAAGCTATTGTTTAAATCTACTTCTATTGCTGAAATGATGACTTGGCATTCGGACCACCGCATTCAAGATGGCCCGATGCGCCATCCAGCTGACTCTCCTTCTTGGAGGAATGTCGATCACAGGTGGCCTAGCTTCGGTAGTGAATCCATAAATTTTCGCTTAACTTTGTCAGCCGATGGTATAAATCCATATAATAATGGACTGACCAATAGGTATACCTGCTGGCCAGTGGTATTAGTAACttataatcttcctccatggctatgcatgaagaggaagtttaGGATGTTAACATTATTGGTTTATGGTCCCCATGAGCCGGGAAATAATATAGACGTATATCTACAACCAATGATCAATAACCTGAAAAAGCTTTGGGAAGAAGGGGAACTAGATCTTTTCGACGTGCATATTAAATCTTATTTCACTTTAAGAGCAATGCTTTTGTGGATGATAAATGACTTTCCCGCATATGGGAATCTGTCTGGCTGCATTAATAAGGGGTATATGGCATGTCCAGTATACTGCAAAGATACTATAGCTAAGTACTTGACTCATAGTAGGAAAATTTGCTACCAAGGTCATCATAAATACTTGCCGTGA